CTCAAGTCCCACCTACTGTAATCCTTCCCTTGCTAGGCGTTTCGCGCTGCACCCACCCTCGCCTCCCCACCCGTGCTGCCCCAAGGGAGCCCTCCACCCCCAGGTAGGAGACCCTTACTGCCCCGTCAGGGAGTCCATAACGCTCAGCACACAGATGCTTTACAGTTTCAGTAGCACAGATCAGTTTTAGACAGTGTCaccttcaaaaatattctttttttttgtttgtttgtttgttttggaaagaggCAAAGCTTACGCAGTGTCAAACGGAAGTGGATCACTTGAGGAGTAGTTCGTATTCATCCTTGGGCTTGGTTATAAATTATAGTTGCAAGTTTGTAGTAAGGGATCTcctatttagaaaaaaaaattgtacagcAATTCTTCTGTAATCCTTTAAACACACCGGTGGCAAGTCCTTCGCAGTTTCTCCAAGACTTTGTACACACTACAAAAGTGCAGGGACATGAACTACCTTCATCTCATGACACcaagaactgaaagaaacaaactcCAAATAGCTTCAAAAAAAGCTACAAGCACGTAACATCTTTATGTTGGTCCAGAGGTTCCCCACTTGCTGCCTCAACACATGCCACAATTAAAGAGGTGAGAGGGTATTTTCACATCGCTCCTTCTCTTTCATGACAGATCTATTCTGTTTTGATAATTCTTCAGAAAGCACAAGGAGTGAAGGTACTTCAAACAGGTGTCGTTCTCCTGTTGACCATATTGACGTGGAGTCCTTCCTTAAATTCCTTCTGAAGGAAGTTGTGAACCTGCAGAAAACTGGCTTCTTGGTCTGCATTGTAGCTGGCAGCCGTGGTAACCTTCAAGGGCTCTCTGGAAAGAGTGTACATGGAAATTTCATTCATGGGAATGGTGCTTGCTATCTTCATGCCAACCGGAGAAATGTCCCTAGATGGAGAAGGCTCTGTAGATCGAGAACTGGATCTGGACCTCCGCCTCCTGTACCTGTAACTTGGCATCCTGGCGTAAGGAGAACTGGAAGAAGTCTTAAGGAATTCCCTCTTGGTCTTAAACCTCAGCTCTTTGTTCTTCTCAATATAAATGTTCACAGCCAGAACACCTATGGTTTCAGCCACGATAAAAGACAAGGctccaaaataaaaagaccaACCATAGTTGTAATGGTTCTTTTTGTCCTCATCTCGCTTGTCACTTGGGTCACCTGCATTGCTTGATATGTAGACAATGATCCCTATGATGTTACTTAGTcctagagagagaaaaacagaaatcagttgTTACGTGGTTGGGCACTTAAAATACAAGCCATGTTACTTTCTGGACCTGAGTGGTTCTAAGATTATGACCAGGAAATTgcattacatttatttactcttttatttatctaattatttcatttattcttgaaaacaaaacaaaacaaaaataaaaaatagaccCACATCATGTGGGTCTAAATATTCTAAAAGATTCAGCAGGATTTGTCCCCATTTCTTCATTGGCATGGTGGAAAGGAAGCAGCATACGGGAGCTCTCTAATATTGTTAGTTGGGCTTCTAACATTCagaatagtaataaaaatacattttgagcTCAGGGCTATGGCTGTTCACCTCGATCAAGATAAGTTGTCTTCCACCTTGTTGAATTTTCATCTGAATGTAGCATGCTTAATATGAGCTTCAGGGAAGGCTATTAACAATGTGCCTGACTCTCTCAAATGGTTTCTAGTGTGAAAAACATGCTCATCTAGCACAGGTGATTTTTTTATCTGCCATcatataagaggaaaaaaaaggtcctGGCTGTAAGAGTTGTCTGATTCAGGTTTTTATTTAGTTATCTAATGTTCAATAACTCTTAAGTAGTGTACAAACTGCAAGCTATTGGCTTTAGCTTcctggaatttctttttcaagaaaactaAAAGCTTCTCTAGAATTTGCTCATTGTAgagctttgaaaacatttctttcttaagaaaTGTGCCTAGCATGATGTTGGTCATGCTCTTGTTCCAGGAAAGGGATACAGGGAGAGACCTGCCCATGAGCTTTTCCATGGGAAGCATCCATCCTTGAAGCCTTGCGCCCAGCCTGAAAGCTCGATCTGACTCATTTTCCTTGGGCTTGCCTTCATCAAGAGTGAGCAACACAAACGggatttcctgatttttatatCAGCAGATCAGCAGCGTAAAGCTGCAGGAACACGTGATGCCCACCTGCAATGAGAACGCCCTGAAAGAATTTAGGCTTTGGGAAGGAAATTCAGGGAGTGGAAGAAGAGCCATGGATGTGAGGTGGTGTCCTTCCATCTCTCCTCCCAGCTGGGCTTGGAGCACTGGTTGCCCCTTGGTGTTTTTTGGTCCCTGCCCCTGGCCAGGCCATGCTGGTCATCTTGCTGGGCTGGTGGCTTCTCCACCAAGTTGcacttttgcattttcagtccCCAAAAGGCAGCACTTCTTAAGGACTCAATTTAAGGAGAACATACCTGCTGCAACAAAGAGAATCCCAGCGCTGAGGataatgttgtttttgctgttgtaaatCCTCCCTGCTCCGACACAGagccctcccagcagcagcaatattGTGCTCAGGATGGGGAACACACTGGAGGCACGGACGATGCCTGAAAAGGAGATAGGAAGCAAAACATGACAGACAGTAACCATTTCAGATGCCTCCTCAGGTGCTAGTGCAGAGATGACCAAGTCTCCAAACCCCTGGCTTTTGCTGCAGCTACCACAGATGCTGCATTTCTGGGCAGGTTTTTGGGAGCCGAGGTGGGTGGCCAATGTTGCGGGGGTACTCTCAGTTGAACACCTTTAATCTTTTTTGCTTCTAGGAGAAAGTCCAGTGTTATTGCCATACCGTGATGCCACCAGAACATTGCTGGTAAGTGACAGCAAGTGCCAGCATCGCGCAGGGAGTGGCACTGAAAAATTCATGGCCTGGCTGCGAACCCTGCAACGTCTCGGGACGGCCTCGGCAGAGGATCTGCTGCTTGGTTCACCCGTAAGGTGAGCACAGCTAACAGCCCCTCTTTTCCTGCTGAGTATTTAGGACTTCAAAACCTTTCAGATTTCTATGGAAGAGATTTTAACAAGTGTATGCCAGGGTGTTTGTGTTTAGTTGCCTGACAGCTAAGTGGAGTCGTCTAAAATTCTGTATGCATCAGTCCATTCACCAGCATGGGCTATAAAATCCCTGCACAAAAACCTAAACCACCACTTTGGGCCAGCTTTCAGAGTCGGGTCATTTCTAGACTAGGCAACAATggaaagggaagcagcagggagggaacaAAAGGGCTGAGGAAAGACGAACAGGCGCTAGAAGAGAGGAGAATGTGCTCTATAAACCAAGGGGGAAAACCTGGTAGGAGCTCCTGAAAGGGGTTATGCTGTTACACGGAGAGGAGCTGGGTTATCTTGTTGTGCGGAGAGGATGTTTTTGAAGAAGTGATCAGGTACAGGAcagtgctgtgagcagcagggtTGCCCCAAAGCCAGGAGTGAGATGTGGGGGCACTGGCAGCAGGAGCGGTGCAAGGCAGGGATGCTTGGGCTGGGGGGCAGAGGCTGGTGTCAGGGAGGGGTGCAAACCTCACGGCACACTGGGAGGATGTGGGGAcccccagggctgggtgcaCGGTGAGGAGCAAACTGCCAAAAAAAGGCCATCTGGAGCATCAGTGGTGCAGCCTCTCCCGGGTGCCATCTTCCCGGGTGCCATGCACCGCGAGCAGCGCTGCTTCCTGGGGAGGAACGGCCAGATGCTACAGCTGatgctttctcattttacttttgATGGCCGTGGCGTTCCCAATTTAGTGAATTGCTTTCTAACGATTCCCCTGGTGACCCAGTGGCAAAAATCCCGCTGACTGCAagagggacagggctgggcATTTAATAACAGCATCGCTTTTGTGTGCGCTGCAAAGCCCCCAGGAGCCCGAGCGACAGACCCAGGGCTCATTAGAATGGTGCaaagataaagcaaaaagaCAGTCCCTGCCCGGGAAGCTTGTGCCTGTATCGATCTGCAACAGCGAGAAAAGTACATCTCCCACCAAACCTGGCAACGGCGCTGCATGCGTCCTTTACCAAGGGGGCATGTTCTGACCGCAGCTAAACCCAGCTCCATCAGATGCGTTATTATTCAGGGAGTGTTTTGCAATAATTGGCACATCCAAGTAATGAGGATGTGAGGTCACTGATCAAAGCCTGCTGAGGGCTGAGAGCCCATTCTGCTGCCCTGGGTGTACCCCTGCGTGCGGTCGGAGGTAACGGTGCTCTGACTTTTGGTCGGTTTTCAGAGTCAATTATTAGAAAAAGATTCGATGTCAGACTTTGTTTATACTCCCTGACATGAAGGCACCCCAAATCACTGTCTATCGGTGTCCTGAAAAAAGGCTGCATAGGCTTAAAATCTGCTGTGGCCACTCCTTCTGgtattttctgatattttatctTCAGGCTGTTTATACTGATTTTAGTTAAATTAAAGGGCTTTCCTAAAATGCTTCAGTGATATTGTCAGAAGGGACTTCCCAGACATGCCAAATATACTGGGTGGGTTGTATTACATCTAGCAAAATGCTCCAGAGaaaatttttctgtattagGTAATTAatgtgaagagaaacaaaacatacagCGTTCTCTTGGGTACAATGGGGACTTTTAGCTCTGAAATTTAAAAGGAGGCCCATAGGTACCACGTAGAATTTACATATTTCTCCCAA
This genomic window from Cygnus atratus isolate AKBS03 ecotype Queensland, Australia chromosome 18, CAtr_DNAZoo_HiC_assembly, whole genome shotgun sequence contains:
- the CACNG4 gene encoding voltage-dependent calcium channel gamma-4 subunit: MGWCDRGVQMLLTTVGAFAAFSLMAIAIGTDYWLYSSAHICNGTNSTADEAQGPPRKARGDLTHSGLWRICCLEGIYKGHCFRINHFPEDNDYDHDSSEYLLRIVRASSVFPILSTILLLLGGLCVGAGRIYNSKNNIILSAGILFVAAGLSNIIGIIVYISSNAGDPSDKRDEDKKNHYNYGWSFYFGALSFIVAETIGVLAVNIYIEKNKELRFKTKREFLKTSSSSPYARMPSYRYRRRRSRSSSRSTEPSPSRDISPVGMKIASTIPMNEISMYTLSREPLKVTTAASYNADQEASFLQVHNFLQKEFKEGLHVNMVNRRTTPV